One window of Trichoderma breve strain T069 chromosome 3, whole genome shotgun sequence genomic DNA carries:
- a CDS encoding short chain dehydrogenase domain-containing protein — translation MATSHPEFSKETEGLDVAKAFSDGIRNKTIIVTGANRNGIGFSTCHAFASQSPACLILAGRNVDRIQECIDAIKQDFPDVNCRALKVDLSSQKSVRAAAAEVLAWSDVPAIDILVNSAGVMCPPERTLSVDGLEMHFATNHIGHWLFTCLIMPKLIKSAEGKPKGTTRIVNVTSLSPTVATMRWKAWGFKDCEDKAYVPIDGYNRSKVANVLFSIGATKRLYEKYGILSLAVHPGVMPTDLGRAFTEEQRAALDVMRAKGMFLYQTLGSGASTSLVAALDPKLKAGETVDGKENYGSSEAERLWALSEDLVKEKFSW, via the exons ATGGCTACATCACACCCAGAGTTCAGCAAGGAGACCGAGGGTCTCGACGTGGCCAAGGCTTTCTCGGATGGAATCCGCAATAAAACCATCATAGTTACTGGCGCCAATCGTAATGGAATTGGGTTCTCTACTTGCCACGCTTTT GCCTCTCAGTCCCCAGCTTGTCTGATCCTAGCTGGACGCAACGTGGATAGAATCCAAGAGTGCATCGATGCTATCAAGCAGGACTTCCCCGATGTCAACTGTCGTGCGCTAAAGGTTGATCTTTCCAGCCAAAAGTCTGTTCGTGCAGCAGCTGCGGAGGTCTTGGCCTGGTCTGATGTGCCTGCTATTGATATCTTGGTGAATAGCGCCGGCGTGATGTGCCCCCCAGAGCGAACACTTAGTGTTGACGGACTGGAGATGCATTTTGCGACTAACCACATCGGACATTGGCTGTTCACATGCCTGATCATGCCAAAGCTGATCAAGTCAGCCGAGGGCAAGCCCAAGGGAACCACTCGAATTGTCAACGTCACTTCCCTGTCGCCTACCGTTGCGACTATGCGTTGGA AGGCATGGGGGTTTAAGGACTGTGAAGATAAAGCATACGTGCCTATCGATGGCTACAACCGCAGTAAAGTAGCCAATGTGCTTTTCAGCATCGGAGCAACCAAGAGACTGTACGAGAAGTATGGTATCCTCTCCTTGGCCGTGCATCCTGGTGTCATGCCAACGGATTTGGGCAGGGCCTTTACTGAGGAACAACGGGCAGCCTTGGACGTCATGAGAGCAAAAGGCATGTTCCTCTACCAAACCCTCGGCTCGGGGGCTTCAACTTCGCTGGTAGCTGCCTTAGACCCCAAACTGAAAGCTGGCGAGACCGTCGATGGCAAAGAGAATTACGGATC CAGTGAGGCCGAGAGGCTCTGGGCGCTATCGGAAGATCTGGTGAAGGAAAAGTTCTCTTGGTGA
- a CDS encoding metallo-beta-lactamase superfamily domain-containing protein, producing the protein MTVKGKLPSPSATVDVSALPTGKLYLPDRWLFEDGDSDMRKARQFSPDFSFLISHPSGEHILFDLGMRKELENNPDVIRADYPYISPVVPKDATDLLDEGPVKSSDISTVVFSHLHFDHTGDPAKFSHATFVTGPGSSAATTPGYPRAAKSPFLSVVIEHKKYRELSFETDPWVPIGPFERAYDYFSDGSFYLLDTPGHMPGHLGALAHTDTDEWVFLGGDCCHHRALLVGARPVSTTVGPNGTPSFHKDPLTAISTIAKVNLLQSRGDVMAALAHDAILEGLMPLYPEKLNGWKGAQWKQDIDDIVEQMYS; encoded by the exons ATGACCGTGAAGGGGAAGCTGCCTTCTCCATCAGCGACAGTTGACGTTTCTGCGCTCCCCACTGGCAAACTCTACTTACCCGATCGATGGCtctttgaagatggcgacaGTGATATGCGGAAAGCAAGACAATTCTCTCCCGATTTTAGCTTCCTAATTAGTCATCCATCTGGCGAACACATTCTGTTCGATCTTGGAATGAGAAAA GAACTAGAGAACAATCCGGACGTCATCCGGGCTGACTATCCTTACATTTCACCAGTCGTACCAAAAGATGCCACCgatcttcttgatgaaggcCCGGTAAAATCTTCTGATATCTCAACTGTTGTGTTTTCACACCTTCACTTTGACCACACCGGAGATCCAGCCAAGTTTTCTCATGCCACTTTTGTGACTGGCCCAGGATCTTCTGCGGCAACCACTCCAGGATATCCTAGAGCAGCTAAATCGCCATTTTTATCTGTCGTCATTGAACACAAAAAGTATCGAGAGCTTTCATTTGAGACAGATCCGTGGGTTCCGATCGGACCCTTTGAGCGCGCATACGATTATTTTTCCGATGGTTCATTCTACCTTCTTGACACACCTGGTCATATGCCTGGCCATCTAGGTGCATTGGCACACACAGATACGGATGAATGGGTGTTCTTGGGTGGTGAttgttgccatcatcgcgCATTGCTAGTAGGAGCGCGACCAGTCAGTACCACTGTTGGTCCAAATGGGACACCAAGCTTTCATAAAGATCCCCTAACGGCAATCTCTACTATTGCGAAAGTAAATTTGTTACAGAGCCGGGGGGATGTAATGGCTGCATTGGCTCACGATGCTATTTTGGAAGGACTGATGCCTCTATATCCGGAGAAGCTCAATGGATGGAAAGGAGCGCAGTGGAAACAGGATATAGATGACATAGTTGAGCAGATGTACTCCTAG
- a CDS encoding fumarylacetoacetate (FAA) hydrolase family domain-containing protein → MKVVWQRLIRFVATDGRILRGEPILPSPNFDIGSTTEETKLKAKIIVGDDIYDTTGETKVTEEVVTVKKLLGPLAQNEVPVLRCVGLNYAKHIREANRTVPPYPFIFFKPSTCVIGHDELVHIPKIAQDEQADYEGELCFVIGKPAKNVSREDALSYIAAYTCGNDISSRKLQRDKTLAGPVPQWGFSKGFDTYAPLGPCLVSSELIGDPSKLQLKTIVDGEVRQDEGVSDLLFDCAELVSYLSQGTTLEAGSVIMTGTPGGVGVGFNPPKWLQPGTQMEVNISGIGTLRNGVVFD, encoded by the exons ATGAAGGTTGTTTGGCAGCGTCTCATTCGCTTCGTGGCGACCGATGGTCGGATTCTTCGTGGAGAGCCCATCCTCCCATCGCCAAATTTTGATATAGGCTCTACCACAGAAGAAACGAAACTAAAGGCCAAGATCATTGTCGGGGATGACATATACGATACCACAGGAGAGACTAAAGTGACTGAAGAAGTTGTCACAGTCAAGAAACTGCTTGGACCGCTTGCGCAAAATGAAGTGCCAGTACTGAGATGCGTAGGGCTTAATTATGCCAAACACA TTAGAGAAGCCAACAGAACAGTTCCACCATACcctttcattttcttcaagcCATCAACTTGTGTCATCGGCCATGATGAACTCGTCCATATTCCAAAGATTGCGCAAGATGAACAGGCAGATTACGAGGGCGAGCTTTGTTTTGTGATTGGAAAGCCAGCCAAGAACGTATCTCGAGAAGATGCACTTTCTTACATCGCAGCGTATACTTGCGGCAACGATATTTCGTCACGCAAGCTGCAGCGAGACAAAACTCTGGCAGGTCCTGTACCTCAGTGGGGCTTCAGCAAAGGATTCGATACCTACGCTCCGTTAGGCCCTTGCTTGGTGTCTTCTGAGCTGATTGGCGATCCATCAAAGCTTCAATTGAAGACGATTGTCGATGGAGAAGTccgccaagatgaaggagtTTCCGACCTTTTATTTGACTGCGCTGAGCTTGTAAGCTATCTAAGTCAAGGAACAACACTTGAGGCCGGAAGCGTTATCATGACTGGAACGCCTGGTG GAGTGGGTGTAGGCTTCAACCCACCCAAATGGCTGCAGCCAGGAACTCAAATGGAGGTAAACATTTCTGGCATTGGGACGCTGAGGAACGGCGTTGTTTTTGACTAA